Part of the Serinus canaria isolate serCan28SL12 chromosome 1, serCan2020, whole genome shotgun sequence genome is shown below.
TGCAGAAACACTAACAAAAGCTCTATTGGACTATTTTCCTTACCTCCTGCccacatttcaaaaaaatttattgatatgagttttcctgttttatctgtaagtaaaaaaaaaataaatctaaatatgagcaaatattattttattcaatAGGCAAATATAGAATTTTCAGCTAAAGCTAGGCATCCCTGATTTTGAGCATTATTTGGCTTCTTTTTCAGTTCTTAAATTggaagaaatatgaaataacaAGTTTAAGATTTGGggagaatattttatttcatgtagtCTCCGAATCATCAAATGTGACAAAAAGGTTTTTTacttcttatttaaaaaaaaaaatcattttctggTGTGTGCTTCCATTTTTTTATATCTAAATATTCTATACTAAGTCACAGCCATAGGTAGGAAAAATGATTAAACCTAAGACTATTTGAATGAACCAAATTCTATTCTGTGCAGTATTTGAGATGTTTAACGTTTCATCCATGGGGCACTTATTGAGAACAGTCATCATCTTGCCTGATCTAATTAGtggacaattaaaaaaatatgttttgctACAGACTGGTGCAGGATAATGGACAGATTTACCTGCTTCTATTTGCTACCATCTTGCTTGTGCATTAAAATGAGTATTTCTCCTCTTACTCTCATTTGAAACTcgtttttatattttatatcctGGAAAGTTTTTATGATTgttgggaaaaaagaaagtagtttactgggaaaaaaattggaacAGATTCTTGTCAGTGGTTAATTTAATCCTCAGCAAAATCATACAAGTTTAGACAAAGTCAAGATCTTGCTCAGCaatactgaggaaaaaaaaaaaattaaaatataagtGTTTTGGGATCAAAGCCAGCTTGACTGTGCTTGTGaactcccttttttcccctcccccacaGGATTTAGGCATTCATTTTTCCCTGGACCCATTATTGCATTTCATCACCATTCCCATCCATCTAAATCAAAATTTTGGATTTAGGTGCCTCCAAACCTAGAATAAAGCACACCTGCTGCTTCCATTGGCTTTTACTCTAAGCAAATGGCAGTTTAATATGAATTAAAATTTGAGTTTGTCTTTCTGTATCCTGAACAAGTCTGGAAAAGGAATTTGTACCATGGCTACACCTTGAGGCAGAACTGCAGCTCTCAGTTCCTGCCTCCCCCTTATCAGTGGAGCAGCAGATATAATTTATCAAGGACTGAAGCTgaaagctgagtcctcctgctGGAGATCACAGAtattcttgctgtgctgcaaGTCTTTTGTCTAATGAAATACACCACATCTATGTGCCcattttctattctattttccTGGATTGATTGTGAACATGTCTCTTTTGTTTACACAGAAGACTATTTTTATCAcataaatttgtttttcttacatTAACATGAATCAAGTttgcaatattttcctttcccttccataCTAGCtggtaaaaaaccccacaaacaaaaaaaaaaaaaaaaaaaaaaatgaaaagaataaaaaaagaaaaacaaacaaatatccACTCCCCAAGAGCACTGGTAATGTAATGCAGTACAAAAGTATGTGTCtctcaaacattttttttctcttacttaCAATTCACAATGGCAATGATTATACCACTTCCAAGTTCATAATTCCCTTCATTTATAAACCTGgaattgaaataaatacaatatCAGTAAAAGACATCTGTCCAGCAGCTCTGTTGCAAAGTCATGTTTACCAGTGCTAAGTAATTTTCTGATACTTatgttttcttcagttatttAAATCAAAACTCTATTGTGAACAAGAGCTTAAAAATCTTGCACAAATGTATCAGTCAGTTTCCTTCAACAATGACTCTTTCAAAATGAGCCAgatcaagaaaatatttcataccTTTGCAGCCAGGAagataaaggaggaaaaaaaaccctaaaacaaaCAAGATGAGGTGGTTTTATGACTGTACTCTCTGTGGATTATGTCTCCAGGAAAGGTCACTGCAAGGTTTTGAAGTTATTTCACCTGTCCAGTTTGAAAAGCCATGAAGGAGCCTGACTTTCAGAAGGTGCTGAGCAGTCAGCATTCTGTAAATCTGCTATCCTGCACCATGAAAACTAAAAATCTTGCTGAAAACTAACAGTCATCTGCAGCTTAtatagaaaaacaaagaaaatcactGGAgataaggttaaaaaaaaaaaagaagagttaaATACTGTCAGATAAATTCTGAAGTTTTCCACCAGAATGGAGCCCCTGGTAGGAGCTCAGTTGCTGCTACTGAGCCACACCCAAACACTTTTGCTCACAGTAGAAAGCACTGGCTTAGGTGTAAAGCTAGAATAGTACTCACTCGTCATCCTCAAAACAGATTTTAGGCCTCCTCTGTTTGCCACCGCCACTGAGGATGCGGTAGACGAAGttcccaggagggcagggagcccAGAGGTCACACTTCTGCCTTttgggggctggggctgcaacagcaaagatgaaaaaaacattttattggaTGCTGCATGAGCAATTTCTACATGGGATGAGTCCCCTAAAGCCAACGTGCTGAACTGAAACATCTGAACATGGAATCCTGGGATCGTGGCAGCTTCATCACAGgttggtttgggctggaagtgATCACTGATTTCCAAAGAGGTATAACTGAAAATAAGGTAATTATTATCTGCTATTCCACATAACAGGAAACAGAGGCTACCAGGATGAAGGTTTCCTACCAACAGCTTGAAGTGAATAGCTATCCTTCTTATTTTAAGCCCTTTTTTCAGACAATAACTTAGTCATAGAGTGACAAAAATATACACAATAAACCACCTGGTCAGAGctaaaaaataatgagaatttACTCACAAAGTTTAGTTAGTGGTTCAGCTGTTTATCATAAATATAAATTACGTGTAATAGAAACAAAGCTGCAGCTTTGCACTCTTTTGCTCACAAATAAATTAGTTGTTCTTACACCAGTGTTCAAATAATTGCCTTTGTACACTGGCAAAAATAGGCTGATGTGGTTCTTCAAAAACAGTGTCTAAGAAAAGGTTTAACTTTTCTTTAATTAACTTTACAGTCAACTTCATTCTTATAATAGCACATAACAAATGATTTCTTAGCTAACAAGCCATTTATTATTTAGCACATAAATACACAATATCAGATACagtataagaaagaaaaaaaaggaaataaatacaacTACATACCCCTCAACACTGGTTTCTTTCCAATCTCTTGAAGTGCAGCAATAGATACTGTATGTTGGGGTACATGAGCAGCAAGAAAGTATCCCAAATACCAAGCAGCCAAGGATGCCAACAGGAGTCCAAATAATCTCAGAACAACTgtgaaggggaaaataaaaaggaaaaaaacccacccaacaaaaacataaaaaagttTTCATAACTTTTTGACAACACAAAAAATCTTGTCATATTTTCTGGCACTGCTACCCAAACTGgctggtttttgtttgattCACTGTGCTAACCACAGCCTTCAGAGATGTGGCAATGGAGTATTTGGTGCATTCCTATCTCCAAG
Proteins encoded:
- the FAM3B gene encoding protein FAM3B isoform X2; translation: MKLTRHFVLRLFGLLLASLAAWYLGYFLAAHVPQHTVSIAALQEIGKKPVLRAPAPKRQKCDLWAPCPPGNFVYRILSGGGKQRRPKICFEDDEFINEGNYELGSGIIIAIVNYKTGKLISINFFEMWAGEHSGEMMDFIRKAPEGTLLLMATHDDGSTRLKGDAKKLLEELGSKEIKNIKFRSSWVFIAAKGFKLPENIQKEKINHSDKTKNRYKGWPAEIQIEGCIPRNLI